From the genome of Scytonema hofmannii PCC 7110, one region includes:
- a CDS encoding AAA family ATPase: MAEKTKPNNQSTKPPTTAVTAMEHYATSLQHILAELERIDLLIQVQLQRLQQIQSTDTAFQGLYISEEDLEAMLAKPVGMPHWAAASTPLSTDEVQDVFEQLADEIALCKEKSIQRNITLRLEALARSFQLTTIDIDILLICLAPELDLRYESLIAYLHGDVTKKRPSIDLVLNLLCPSLEQKLATRQRFTPTHPLLKHHLLNVFDDPSQHQPPLLGKFLKLDDRIVNYLLNTDEIDSRINTYTKYKLPQAKLEDLLLPIDVKQRFQQLTQKKQVLTEGCIFYFQGSYGVGKQATAEAICQELGMGLLIVDGDRLLNSENVAFDTAINLVCREARLQQSALYWKGFDSLLEDDKQTRLLSFIKQLEDANLLTFLAGEVTWEPVDALQDIPFLRIEFSHPTNAERVQLWHKSLRGDTGFGSEADLKILASKFRFSGGQIEDATATARNIAHWRDPEQQHLTMADIYAGCRLQSNRKLSNLATKINPYYKWDDIILPPDQMQMLREICNSVKYRTVVYDEWGFDNKLAMGKGVNVFFAGLPGTGKTMSANIIAGELGLDLYKIDLSSVVSKYIGETEKNLSRIFNEAQTSNAILFFDEADALFGKRSEVRDSHDRYANIEVSYLLQRMEEYQGVVILATNLRKNMDDAFVRRMHFSLEFPFPNKKERRRIWEQIFPKSTPKNPDVDLDFMAQRFEIAGGNIRNIALAAAFLAADDGGAISMNHLIWATRREYQKMGKILTEGEFGEYARLA; encoded by the coding sequence TTGGCTGAAAAAACAAAACCCAACAATCAGTCCACAAAGCCACCAACAACAGCTGTCACTGCAATGGAACATTATGCAACCTCCCTGCAACACATTTTGGCAGAGCTAGAACGGATAGATTTACTTATCCAAGTTCAGCTACAACGATTACAGCAGATTCAGTCAACTGATACAGCCTTCCAAGGACTCTATATTTCTGAAGAAGATCTAGAGGCAATGCTAGCAAAACCAGTTGGGATGCCACACTGGGCGGCTGCTTCTACACCTTTGTCTACAGATGAGGTTCAGGATGTTTTCGAGCAACTGGCAGATGAGATTGCTTTATGTAAAGAAAAAAGCATCCAACGTAATATTACGTTACGTTTAGAAGCACTCGCTCGCAGCTTTCAACTCACAACTATTGATATTGATATTCTTCTGATTTGTCTGGCTCCAGAACTCGATTTACGTTACGAGAGCCTAATTGCTTACCTTCATGGTGATGTCACAAAGAAGCGTCCCAGTATAGATTTGGTTTTGAACCTCCTTTGTCCTTCTTTAGAACAGAAGCTGGCAACACGTCAACGTTTTACCCCGACCCATCCCCTACTAAAGCATCACTTACTGAATGTCTTCGACGATCCATCTCAACACCAACCCCCACTATTGGGTAAGTTTCTTAAACTAGACGATCGCATAGTCAATTACTTACTCAATACTGATGAAATTGACTCTCGCATCAATACTTACACTAAATATAAATTACCGCAAGCTAAACTAGAAGACCTGTTATTACCGATCGACGTTAAGCAACGCTTCCAACAGCTAACTCAGAAAAAACAGGTACTGACCGAAGGATGTATATTTTATTTTCAAGGCTCTTACGGTGTCGGTAAGCAGGCGACTGCTGAAGCAATTTGTCAGGAGTTGGGTATGGGATTGTTGATTGTCGATGGCGATCGCCTGCTCAATTCAGAAAATGTTGCATTTGATACAGCTATCAATTTGGTTTGTCGTGAAGCACGTTTGCAGCAATCGGCTCTCTACTGGAAGGGCTTTGATAGTTTACTAGAAGATGATAAACAAACACGGCTCTTGTCATTCATAAAGCAGTTGGAAGATGCCAATTTACTGACTTTTCTTGCTGGAGAAGTGACCTGGGAACCAGTAGATGCATTGCAAGACATTCCCTTCTTACGGATTGAGTTTTCCCATCCGACAAATGCCGAACGGGTGCAACTATGGCACAAGAGTCTCAGAGGTGACACAGGTTTTGGTTCTGAGGCAGACTTAAAGATATTAGCCAGTAAATTCCGCTTTAGTGGCGGTCAAATCGAGGATGCGACAGCTACTGCCCGAAATATAGCCCACTGGCGCGATCCAGAACAGCAGCACTTGACAATGGCAGATATTTATGCAGGATGCCGCTTGCAGTCTAACCGAAAATTGAGCAACCTAGCCACTAAAATCAATCCTTATTATAAATGGGATGACATCATTCTGCCTCCTGACCAAATGCAGATGCTAAGAGAAATCTGTAATTCAGTCAAGTACCGCACTGTCGTCTACGACGAATGGGGCTTTGATAACAAACTAGCTATGGGCAAGGGAGTCAACGTTTTCTTCGCTGGTCTTCCTGGCACCGGCAAAACCATGTCCGCTAATATTATAGCTGGAGAATTAGGCTTGGATCTCTACAAAATAGACCTCTCCAGTGTAGTTAGCAAGTATATTGGCGAAACCGAAAAAAATCTGTCTCGGATTTTTAACGAAGCTCAAACCAGCAACGCCATTTTGTTTTTCGATGAAGCAGACGCGCTGTTTGGTAAACGTAGTGAAGTCCGTGATTCCCACGATCGCTACGCCAACATCGAAGTTAGCTATTTATTGCAACGGATGGAAGAGTATCAAGGAGTTGTAATTTTAGCGACAAACTTACGCAAAAACATGGATGATGCCTTTGTCAGGCGGATGCATTTTAGTCTTGAATTTCCCTTCCCCAACAAAAAAGAACGCCGCCGTATTTGGGAGCAAATTTTCCCCAAGTCTACTCCCAAGAATCCAGATGTAGATTTAGATTTTATGGCACAACGCTTCGAGATTGCCGGAGGTAACATTCGCAACATAGCTCTAGCAGCTGCCTTCCTCGCCGCCGATGATGGTGGTGCGATTTCTATGAATCATCTGATTTGGGCGACTCGGCGGGAGTACCAAAAAATGGGCAAAATTCTCACAGAAGGAGAGTTTGGCGAGTATGCTCGGTT